In Firmicutes bacterium ASF500, a single genomic region encodes these proteins:
- the araQ_3 gene encoding L-arabinose transport system permease protein AraQ, with protein MKNRSLEAAQKRMTVITYAALIIGALIMIFPFLWMILTSLKTVPESMKVPPTIFPEEVVTGNFGDAMKSLPFLKLYLNTGLMIFFRVICAVAFSSMAGYAFAMLNFRGKKLLFGIVLVQMSLPSQIFIIPQYQMVAKMGLANTIFALVFPGLVSAFGVFFLRQTYMGIPKEIGEAAYLDGCNQWQTFYKVMFPLTGTSVAALTIFTAVFAYSDLMWPLVVNSDLEMMTLSSGLATLRGQFTTNFPVLMAGSLLAMLPMVILYLIFQRQFIEGIASTGGK; from the coding sequence ATGAAAAACCGTTCTTTAGAGGCCGCTCAGAAGCGGATGACAGTGATCACCTACGCGGCGCTGATTATCGGCGCGCTCATCATGATCTTTCCTTTCCTGTGGATGATCCTCACCAGCCTCAAGACCGTCCCCGAGAGCATGAAGGTGCCTCCCACCATTTTCCCAGAGGAGGTGGTGACCGGCAACTTTGGAGACGCGATGAAGAGCCTGCCCTTCCTCAAGCTGTATCTGAACACTGGCCTGATGATCTTCTTCCGGGTCATCTGCGCCGTGGCCTTCAGCTCCATGGCAGGCTACGCTTTCGCCATGCTGAACTTCCGGGGCAAGAAGCTGCTGTTCGGCATCGTGCTGGTGCAGATGTCCCTGCCATCCCAGATCTTCATCATCCCTCAGTATCAGATGGTGGCCAAGATGGGTCTGGCCAACACCATTTTCGCCCTGGTCTTCCCCGGCCTGGTCAGCGCCTTCGGCGTGTTCTTCCTGCGGCAGACCTATATGGGCATCCCCAAGGAGATCGGCGAGGCCGCCTATCTGGACGGCTGCAACCAGTGGCAGACCTTCTATAAGGTCATGTTCCCCCTGACGGGCACCTCCGTGGCCGCCCTGACCATCTTCACCGCCGTGTTCGCGTACAGCGACCTGATGTGGCCCCTGGTGGTCAACTCCGACCTGGAGATGATGACCCTTTCCTCCGGCCTGGCCACCCTGCGCGGCCAGTTTACCACCAACTTCCCCGTGCTGATGGCGGGCTCCCTGCTGGCAATGCTGCCCATGGTCATTCTCTATCTGATCTTCCAGCGCCAGTTCATCGAAGGGATCGCCTCCACCGGCGGTAAATAA